ttcattatttttttaaatacaaacgaaaaaattattatttagttttaaagtaaatgagtatttaagataatcttataaataaataaaaacaaatatgtatCTTTACATTTAGAATTTTGTTAGATAATGTCTCAAAAAACAGGATGTTACATGAGCGAAAAATGTCAAGAGTTTTGCATTTGACAGGAAGACATGTATATTGTTACTTGAGCGAATAATGTTGTGACTAACCTCGTAGGAGAAATGCGTGGAAGTACAATAGCATGTAGTTGGAGACTCTGAGATACTTTTGTATTGTTGTGAGACTTGTTGGGAGAGTTTTACACAAGCGTCCATAAttatgaccaactaggatttatcTTTGGTAGTAAAATGTCAAGAGTTTTGGCTTtaagagttttttttgttttacatattaaattttcttttgtaattttgaatactctgattcattattttttaaaatacaatcgaaaaagttattatttagttttaaagtaaatgagtatttaagataatcttataaataaataaaataaatatgtatttttacgtttaaaattttgttagtTAATGTCTAAAAAAAAACGGAATGTTACAATTATTATGGTTGATGTTCTCGTCAATCTTTACGTTATCTAACTGTTTACTATCAATAGTTAGATTTGAAGAATTTTTGAACCTCTCTTTGtccttttaataattaataaaaataatttagtaaaataacaaatatttttctttcatttattatctttttaaatttatgtaaaatggTCAAATGAtacatttattttgagacaaATGTAGTTAGAAGTTGCAAATCTAACTCAAAAAGACAACAAATAAGTAAGATGAAAACCCATCAACATTAGAATGATAGAGAAACTAGTCGACCTTTATGCTAATAATTCTTTGGATGTATTTCATTTACCTCCAACTTGGAGGCTCCACGGGCGACCCACATTTATTGtgacctaaaataaaattttaataaaaaaataaaatagtgactttttttaatattaaaaataatataatacaacgtattttaataaaatatttcaatagttgtattttttttataattgtgagagttattatttattatactacttaaatatttttaatttttttgaagcctaaatatacataaaaaaaatgaaatcctAGACCTCGTTTTGCTAGCTTGGCCCTTCCGATCAGCCCTGTTTTCCTCCACCCTTTCATGCAATATCAAAAAGGAGAAAGAACAAAATTGTCCAAGAAGATACTAAGTATCAACAAAAATCTAGAAGATAATCAAAACTTGTGAGTTTCGTTTTGTTGGTTCTTCAAATCTCAATTTTCTTTCGAATTCATCATCTAAACCTTCTTTAACTCAAATCTATGTTTTCTCTAAAAGCGTATAATTTGATAACTAGTGTTTCCTTGATTATGATCATTATAGAAAATCTATCATAATTCATTGTAATAGACTTTTTTTACCATTTTTCTTGCCAAAAGACATGATGGTGAAAGGATttgttaaattttgaaatatttaagtATACACTATGTTTATATTCTTGAGCTTTGCGAGCTTTTTGAAGTCTTTAATTGGCTTCAAATGGATTCAAATGTGGTTGTTAAGTGTCTCCGATGAACTGATATGAGTCATGTTTTACGTTGAAATTTAGTGATATTGATTTTTGAtatgtttaagtttttttaagaAGTGAAAATTTGTCATATTTATCAAGAGCGcaaaagtttgaattttgagtgctctttgaattacaaatttTTCGTTTATGAGTTTGTTCTCAAGATTAGTTAACTCTTGTTTTGTTGGTAATTTGAGAGCTGTTACTCCCCAAGTCcccatttaatttatttgtagttgTTCTTGTTTTTAAGACTTAGACCCATTTGTTTACAAATTAAATGTGACATGAGTTAcagttttctttttattttagaaaagatAGTTCGAACTtggaatataatttttaatttaataaatcagcATTTAAGAGTTAAACTAGAATTTAagaactattttttaataatcataATCACAATTAGCATCCCAAAAGATTGTCTTATTTGAAATGTTTATAATGACATGTTAACATTAACAATATATCGATCgcattagaagaaaaaaacaatcgAACTCTATActttttattaatgttttttaccGGACTTTATTCTTGAAATGTctttttatactaaaaaaattaattattgattcaaattataaaatatattgatgcaatacaaatttattaaaaaaaaatgaatatacgaacaaattcagaaagcttGTGTTAATAGTGCAAAACAAAATATCTACAAACATGATAAAattaagtgtttgaaatatctTTACCTTTAAATTTGACATTGACAATGTCAAAATCATTAATTGAAATCTTTAATGGATCAAAAATACTTTATCAATCTGAATCAAAACGAACATTATACCAAGACAAAAAAATATCGTACTAAAACGGAAAAACCAAAAAGTATTAAACTTACAAGtcgaaataaaaatataaataaaaaaaacctaaatttaTCTAGAAGTCACTTATTTAGATAAACAACATATGCTAATTATGGGTTTTAAGCATTTACTAATCTAAATGAAATAATAAGATGCAGTATGTACGTGtgaactgttttttttttaaataacaaaagttGATTGTTAAAGATTTAGTGGGTGAGGATCGATCCCATCACCTTATTCGTACATTTTAACTCCTAAGTTTCTCACGCAATACCACCACTTTATAAATCTTATAACTATTAACTACGAGTCAAGGAAAGTGTTAAAGTATAGTAATTGTACACAGATAATCATTTAAAGTGTATATAGAGAATGTACATAGATCATCATTCGTATGAGGTTTGTGGTTTACATTCCTtgtgaaaaataaatacaatgggAGAAATATTACTTTTCTTGTTAAGTTAATATATTGACCTCAAGAAGTCACACATGGTTGATTAGTTGttgtatttcataaaaaatacaaattgaaaatattactcacaattttttctttgaaaaagctatataaatattaaaaaagatagTATAAGTTTTGTCACGAATAATTAGCAAATCACTTTACaataataaccaaaataatGTTATGCCTAAAAACTAAAACCATACACAATtatataaagtcacgattaataagatataactcttaattatagttatatcttattaatcgtgacaaATCTTATAAAGTCATGATTAAAAAGATATAACAACTAATTATAAtgtcacaattatttacatatttatcataatcaaatttttaaaaagtttgcaaacgtttatctttcaattataaaaattgtagtggtctaattatattaatagatgttaaaatataaaataaaacaattaattaaactaaatactaatctaataaataaataataatatatttatataagtgcgggtgtGGGGCGGAATGGATACTATAGTACATGTACTTACACTCATACCCACTTACTCATACCCATTATGCGAATTTATTTACccattatgaattttatttttgcagGTAACCATTGAATCTGGGTCTCAATATCATTCCTATATGAAatcaatgtaaaaatattttaaacattcaacaaaaaaacattttaaacatTCAACCAAGTCAAAATATGTCAACACACTTTGTTAAATAGTTGACATTGAAATAATAAATGCAATAATAATTCCTTCTTTTTTGCAATCCGCACTTTGTTACATAAGATATTAGGCTTGTTTGTCTTCCTTTTTGctacttttttcttcttcttaaaaTACTACCGATTTCAATATAATTTAGAGATTGTTTGttactaattataaaaaatttgacattccataataatttagagattttctttataaaaaaaaaacatcttattgtgtttttttatcatattaaaagtcaaatttctttaaaaataatcaattaataaaaatgattttaccaaGAGATGTTACTTAAAACAACTTATTTTAAgcaagttttaaattatttttaatttctatttttttcccaAAGATGTAATTGCAACCAAAagatgaaatatataaaaatttatatcattaaccactaaaatataaattattaaccacttatttaacatatatcttattaactattaaaataaaagacattaACCACCTTAGAATACTGCGATTTTGTAGTTAAAAAGTAATCTAAAGTAATTAATGTCATGTACTCTAGTGGTTAATGaaatatatgtttaaaatatggTTGATGAAATATCATTTAGTGGTTAATGAAATATTCAAAATACTTGATGCTACAAATTTGTatgttgtattaaaaaaatatttttaacatttatttaaaaaaagtttttaaactttttgtttttgaaaaaaaaaaaagaaagaaaggaatagtatacaatatatatatatacacacacttGGTGTTTCTGTCAAAAAAATTGTGTTCTTATAACAcaactattatattttaatagttaatggtataaatttatatatgtgtcaTAAGAAGACGTCtccataataaataaataaactaaaagaaatttgattttttataaaagtttgtgggaattatgatttttaaagcAATTTAAATTCTTAAATGTAAATTATCTTATTTGGAGAATTTTTAAATGAAGGGATTTTAATGCTAAAATTTAAGAATTTCAAATACCACCTAAAATTTAAGAATAACAATTTCTCtttttactttaataaaatactaCATGAAATAAAATGGtccttataattttttcaaatatacaattttaaccctatatatttcaaaattacattagtccccaattttattttatttttataaattggtCCTACAAATTTGTAAAAGTTGTTTCtcaactttttcaaaatttcaattttaactcaaatttaatttttaattttgctctttttttttgaaatttataaaaataactcaatttcaaaataacacTTCATCTATgcaaacaacaaaattaaaataaaagaaattttattcAAATGTTTAAActatttagaattttaatttcggTAGACTCTTCAATATCTCTATCCAAACACACTATAAGAGTAATAGACTcacttgtaaaaaaataaataaataatataacaaaacaattttaattacCGCCACATAAGCTAGCTAGGTACTTTAAAAGGCCACAACtagatttactaaaaaaaacacataaaaatacgACAGCTAGATTGagtaataaaagaaagaaatactaCAGCTATAGTCATTAAATTTGCTGAACTCCAATAAACGATTTTAGTTGAATAATGAATCAAAATGTgtaaattattacttaaatgCCGGTTGGTCCACAAAAGAATTAATAACTCCGACCTACTCCAACAACAATCCTGTTTTATAAGGCATTAATCATAACCGGCCGTTGCGGGTTACATTTTCTTAAAGACGTTTGACGTATATATGAATTCATTAATTAATAGAAAAGATGAGCATATGATCTCTTTTCACAATGTATTTATAAAACCAGATTTTACCCTCCTATAATTGCACattactacaaaaaaaaaaaatacagatgtATAAAGATTATTAGTAGCTAGGActatatgtatcaaaaaatacATATTCAGAGATGTTTCACATTTCACCGTATCCGATACaccaattttttatgtttaatttcttaattacttttttatttatattttattttgaaaagagtatataataactatatatatatatttagactttatttattaaaataaaaaaattgagtttataaGTTACAAACTCTACTTAGTAACAACTAACAATTATTTATGAACTTacaacttataaatatttttttgataaactaattcaagtaatttatcattttttcttttaaatttatctttatcattgtaacaaaaatattattttactatttatattttatttattatattttaaaataaataatttaaatttaaaataattttaataagtaataatttaaagtaaataatttaaaataagttatttattataatttaaaataattagtatCTTAAagtaaatagtttatttatttattttaatttaatataaataaaacagataaaaaaatatcagattgataaattttaagttaataaacaaattaattttaaactgttatttttataatattttaaacattaattaataaaatttatttttaattaagaatgtcattttatataattttatattttaaactaattcaaccgttaattttacaaaatattttaattaacttaactattataaattaattataccaAACAATGTCTTACACAAAGTGcctctaattttaaaaagtttagtTGAAGATAATTAATATTTGGTGAACACTCCAATAATTTAGAGTTTTATTGATACTAAGGATATACTTAATATCCAACAATCTTAAAgtcacattatttttttatatttaattatattttaaataatttaaaattagaattatttTACGTTAAGGGTATCGTGCTTACCTTTTCTCATGAGTATCTAAGATTTCTCCTTCAGAATTTATTTCGtgagattatatttttttaaatataagtagAATATCGACTATAAAATTATAAGGTTTATATATACATTTCTCGCCACTTTTTTCTTCTAGTGCACTTGAACCATTAATAATGccaaatatacatttttttcactattgaatttaactTTACATTATGCGGTAAAAAATTACTCTCGATAACTATTTAATTGAGtcaatagaaatataaaaaattactaagTATTCAATCAAGAATAGTTTAGAGTGATATAATCATTAAATAGGAAAAGAGAGAAacagtaattttttatattttattttaaaaaataggaattaattttgtttatactaTGTTGTAGAGGATTGATTATATTAGAGAATGATAGAGTATATAGTGAGAAGTGAATAGCATGATCCGGTGGTTCGGGTTGTTTGTAGTGAATATCATGCAACTTCATATAGTCAACTTGCGATGATGAAAGTATAAccatttattcttttatatatatatattgagagaGTAACATTTCCACAAGAAACAATCACAAATATTCCTCCTCCAAAACAATTCCTTAAATTTACCAAAACTCATGGATCTGTTGCAGATCTTGTGCCTTTTTCCTTTAttgttatattcaattttttgtgTTTCAAAGTTGATTCATAAACGTAGAGGACAATCATGTTACATGTTAGCTTATGAGTGTTTCAAACCACACGAAGAAACAAAACTGAACACAGATTCATGTGCAAAAATAGTTATGAGAAACAAAAACCTTGGTATAGAGGAATTCAGGTTCCTCTTAAAAACCATGGTTAGTTCAGGAATCGGTGAGAACACTTACTGTCCAAGAAATGTTCTTGAAGGAAGAGAATCATGTCCAACTCTGAAAGACACAAACGAAGAAATAGATGAAATCATGTTCGAAACACTCGACAACCTTTtcaaaaaaacatgtttttcaCCTTCTGAAATAGACATTCTTGTTGTCAATGTTTCATTGTTTTCACCAGCACCTTCTTTAACAGCTAGAATAATAAACAGATACAAAATGAGACATGACATTAAAGTTTTCAACCTTGCAGGAATGGGGTGTAGTGCAAGTGTTGTAGCTATTGATCTTGTTCAACAGCTTTTCAAAACTTACAAAAACTCTGTTGGAATTGTTGTTAGTACAGAAAATCTTGGTTCACATTGGTACTGTGgaaaagacaaaaaaatgaTGCTTTCTAATTGTTTGTTTCGTTCAGGTGGTTGTTCCATGCTTTTCACAAACAAAACAGAACTGAAAAAATCAGCAATCTTGAAATTGAAACATATGGAGAGAACACAGTTTGGTGCTGATGATGAAGCTTATAATTGTTGCATAcaagttgaagatgaagaaggttATGCAGGTTTTAGACTAACCAAGAGTCTTGTTAAGTCTGCTGGAAAAGCTTTAACACTGAATCTACAGAGTATGGCCCCAAAGATTCTACCTTTATGGGAACTGGTAAGGTTTTTCGGTCTTTCATTAAGAAAAGGTATGAAAAAATTTGAACTTGTAAACTTTTTTACTGTGTTTTTTAACATGGTAAAAAACAGTGGATTGAATGTGTTAGGAGGAggaataaatttgaatttgaaatcaGGAATTGAACATTTTTGTGTTCATCCTGGTGGTAGAGCGGTTATTGATGGTGTTGGTAAAGGTTTAAGGTTGAATGATTATGATCTTGAACCTTCTAGAATGGCTCTTCATCGTTGGGGTAATACTTCTGCTGGTGGACTTTGGTATGTTTTAGGTTACATGGAAGCAAAGAAGAGGTTGAAAAAAGGTGATAGGATTTTGATGATTAGTCTTGGAGCAGGTTTTAAGTGTAATAATTGTGTTTGGGAAGTTATGAAGGATTTGGATGATACTAATGTTTGGAAAGATTGTATTGATAGTTATCCTCCATCTTCATTAAGTAATCCTTTTAAGGAAAAATATAATTGGATTAATGATGAAGATCTTAGCTTTGTCAGGTTGGATTTTAGTTCCATGaagatttaatttcatttatacaCCAATTCTTATGATATACTAGCTTTGGttattaattacaaatttattattatgtaaGGAGAGAAACAAAAAAGAATTCATAAACTCAAATTACATATACAACAAGTTTAGGGAAGTTGTGTCATGTTTGCAATATTTGTTCTTGTGTCCAATGTGCTCTTGTAGATCAACTTCATTTGTTTTGAGGTAAAACTTCAAAATTATGTGTATTATTGTTCTATTGATCAAATAAATTTCATGTCATTAATATGTGTATCTATCATTTTGGTTAAGTTTAAAGTTATCTACAGCTGTTTTAATTAATGCAACATTTCGGAATATTGAGTTTGAgcattaattgaaataattttagacTAACATAACTTCTTTCTTCtcaagattaaaacaaaaaatatatattaacaacCTTTAATTAATTGGTATTTCATTTGAATTTCTAAAATGAAAACTCCTCTAATTTAAAACAATAgataattttgacatattaaatttatattttaatagtatatatttgagatcttaaaaaattataaacataaaattaatagaTAATGAAATAAGATTTCAATCGCACttaatttagttttgaaaatatttctataaattatttaactaaatttaaaaaagaaatacaaattcTCTTCCTCCCTCTAAGAATCCTCCAAGGAGACATGAAACACAAGAGATGAGCATAGTTTTCATCTATGAGGTAGTGTGTGTGTGCACTAAAAAACTCTCATTAGTGGCTTACGAAAAGAGGGTAGAAGCATTAATTGGTTCCACCCCCCTTAACTAGCTACAATACAATGGTCTCAAAGAAAAGAGTAGAAATGTTAATATTTGTACGTACCCTATGGAAAAGAAAGGTTGTCTGACCCCCCTATCTGGCACATTTATTTCATTGGAGCtttctttttcctctttttctATTAAATACAAGTACGGATACCATCAATATGAGGGTtagtttttctttctatatCACTCATTCCATTTAATCCTTTCCTACTTTTGGTCAAAATTAATTGATGCATTGCATTAacaattttatgaatattaaaaaaaatacaataaatgaaaaggaatttttttttattaattctacgacaataaagataatttaaaaaaataattattattatataataattttttttataagtacgACACTTAATATGAGACAAAAGAGTACTATATAACtacttaagaaaaaaaaaaagatgaaaatagaCATATTAAGAAGAATGATtttcctcaaaaagaaaaataaaacagaagagtggttggtgatttgaaaaacaataattgatcacatttaatttatcaaattcctaaaaaatatttagtctatattataaattatgataCTTACATTGTACTTATTATAAGACACACTTACTAAATTCACAagcaataaaatataaagttaaatttgcaaaaaaaaataaatatgcgttgcttttctataattattgatttcataaaagaaaaaataatatatgtttttcaataataaattaaatattgcaattttataaataaattattaatgcatttaaaattatggaaaaaacttatattaaaagaatataaaatctcaaaagataaatggcataataaaaaaaagatgttaATGAAAAATGACATATAGTTTAGAGAAATAGATTTTGCTAGAAAGCCTAGTAACATGGAACTGAGTATTCAAGGAGCACTATCTCTTTAGAATTTCATTTCACGTGTCATCGCTTTGCTATAAGGGGACACTTTTTTTTGACAACATTATAAGGGGACATGCACTTTAATTGATGCTTCATTTTCTGGTTTCCCCAATGAAATAAAATGGAGTATGGCGTATAATAATGGTGGCTAATAATTTAGTGGAGTAATTTAAAGTCCCAAAATATATTGAGTTCGAATTTTAAtttctgttaaaaaaaatgtctaatATATTTCGAAAAAAACTCTATTCAATTCCGAAAAACAAATTTGATACCGAGTAGGGAGAATGGACTCCCATCCTCTCTTGAATAGTTAAACTGTACTTACAGGTTGAATAATGATTTTTCATGCGAACTTTTGTTGCGTCTGTCCTTGTTGGTATACaagcatttattttttttatttttggccCAACTCATATAAGCATTTATTTGTAGACActgatataaataaatgatatcttcccgtttataaataaataatagatttCTATTAGTAACAAAATTATTTGAaggaaattcataaaaaaaattatttaaaggtatatatatatgatatcaTTTGTCGCTATATAGATAATTTCACAAAGTTGAGACGTTGGTGATCATTCAATCGAGATCAGACGatctatatttaaatttaatattttgtaattataaaatagaagttaaattttttatttttctacattttttatctataataaaatcaaacaatctatatttaaatttaattttaaataccCACACTTCTCTTCCCGATCCATTCTCAACAAGACAACATTATCATGTCAATGACATAATCATTCAGGAGAACCAAAATTGATAAACTTTGGACCAAATAACAAAAAGATTTAAGTCCCAACCAAGTTGGATTATTAGTAACAtatcaaaaattaaacaatCGAAAGAATGGATCCTAACCATTAAATGGATATTTGATACATATTATGTATTTCAAGTTTAAAATTTCTACTAAATGTGGTTCTGGGATTTGAGAGATGATATGTTTCATTAAGGTGTAAAAGTTTATCAAAGACGACCCAACACATTATGAAGCCTAAAGcgaaattattaaatatagtcttttaaaaaattaataaataaattattaatattttatttaataactatagaaaatttatttagtagagttaatagcattttcaaatccattttctctatatttttcaaaaaataaaataagacatttcaactgttatacaacaacatcaaaaactcatataaaaaatttcatcttttagttgaagaagaaaatagtgtGTATATTACAACTCCAATAACTAATATTATTAGCAATACGTTTACTACTTGTCTTATAATTTCTCATATTTATCATATGTGCtcattttttgtcttaaaatttctcgatttataattaatatttctctcatTCATACTATTTTCGTTAGTCAATTTAGTTgtattaagaaaattattaaataatttgcaataaaaacacgttttatttaatttatataagattttatcggTTGATAGCAAAAGCTAAGATGAAAGTGTCCCAATGTCTTCCATACAATCCCGTAAAAAATAGTGTCCCTAAGATCAATGTTTCattaaaagattttttataatatataaggATAGTCCGTTGCACATGGCTGAGTTCTGCTGGCGAAAGTTATTTGATACCAGATCAGCTAGTAGTTGTTTTACTTGATTGATAAATAAAAGACACAATTAGGTAATCAAATTTGAGTATCATAAATTTACACGTTTTGGTAGGTGACACTATTCCTCATTGAAATACCAGTTTTGGCAAACATTGATAGTTCATTAGAATATGCCAAAGATACTTGGGGTTCGTTACTCCCAGTCCCACATATCCTCCTATTCGTTTTCAAACATTGGGCCGGGGCCAAGGCCCACgagataatataatataataataggaAAAGcgaaaaaagataataaatgaAGTAGTAATAGTAAAATGAAAAGAGGGAACATGTAATAATGGCAGAATGATCTCAGACACCGACTGCGTGAAACATGCCACCGCGGCCCCTGCCGTCGCCGGTGAAAAAACTTCCGCTTCATCCGATAAAGATCACCGCGCACCGCCGGCAGCTCCAAACATTGTGATGTCCTCTAAAGATCACGATTCTCTCTTCAGCGGTGGCGGCATCAGGTGGTTATTTTTATTGCTTATTTTATTCTGAGCGTTTTTCTTTTCTAGTTGTTTATTGAGGTTGTTGTTCTTCTCCTTCTTAATTGAGCATTTCTATCTGCAAATTCGTGATCGAATTGAACGGCGTCGTTCGCGCCTTCGTTTTATTTAAGACAGCCAAATAATTAAGATATCTGATTCCAAAAAAATGAGGTTTCCTACGTGTTTATATGTAACTTGCAAATTTTCAATAGTTAATGATGAATTGCATTGTAATTTCATCGCTacacaattatataatttactattattCTATTAGTTATGGTATGATACAAATAAGGCTATGAAACATTTACATGACACTGACACACGcagatgataataataataatttaaaaatgaaagcagTTGAATGTAATTACATGCATAGCTGTCATGCCGGTGTCAGACATAGTCGtagaaattcattcaaaaatgaTTAGTTAGAGATGTATCAATACATATAATTCGACGATGATTCCTATGTTGTTATTTGTTAATCCCATATAGCGGTGCGTAGCGCCAAACCCCAAAAATGCTATAGCGGTATAGCAGCTATTGTGAAGACTAAAAAACAATGTACAGTACAAAGTAAACATAAATTCTAATAAGATACATAAATactcaaaaatagaaaaatacacaATCAAGTTCTAAATGTAATCAAAGTGACATAGTATTCAAAATGACAAAATCAAGTTCTAAAAGTAATCAAAATCATGCTTTCGCAACTGCTTTTGCCTCATTGTCACTTATAAGTTCCACCAATCAATATTATCATGTTCATCACTTGATTCAAACTCTTGTTCTTCCACCTTCAACTCCTCATCTCCGTTAGACACAATTGGAGTGAGTCTAGATTGCTAGAACAAATAGCGGGATGGCTGCAATT
The genomic region above belongs to Cicer arietinum cultivar CDC Frontier isolate Library 1 chromosome 4, Cicar.CDCFrontier_v2.0, whole genome shotgun sequence and contains:
- the LOC101499056 gene encoding 3-ketoacyl-CoA synthase 19 translates to MDLLQILCLFPLLLYSIFCVSKLIHKRRGQSCYMLAYECFKPHEETKLNTDSCAKIVMRNKNLGIEEFRFLLKTMVSSGIGENTYCPRNVLEGRESCPTLKDTNEEIDEIMFETLDNLFKKTCFSPSEIDILVVNVSLFSPAPSLTARIINRYKMRHDIKVFNLAGMGCSASVVAIDLVQQLFKTYKNSVGIVVSTENLGSHWYCGKDKKMMLSNCLFRSGGCSMLFTNKTELKKSAILKLKHMERTQFGADDEAYNCCIQVEDEEGYAGFRLTKSLVKSAGKALTLNLQSMAPKILPLWELVRFFGLSLRKGMKKFELVNFFTVFFNMVKNSGLNVLGGGINLNLKSGIEHFCVHPGGRAVIDGVGKGLRLNDYDLEPSRMALHRWGNTSAGGLWYVLGYMEAKKRLKKGDRILMISLGAGFKCNNCVWEVMKDLDDTNVWKDCIDSYPPSSLSNPFKEKYNWINDEDLSFVRLDFSSMKI